The stretch of DNA cttcaaagaacaaaaacacaCGGAACCTTAAGGATAAACAGTACCATATACAAACATTATGCTGTCAGTCTTCCCTATTCAATCTTGTTCTTGATTGCTCTAACAAGAGAATGAATGGATGATTGAGTAAGAGGAAACTTAGCTACCCACTCCTCGCTGATCAacttgacttaaaaaaaatgtaacactgacagaaaataattatgacTCAATAACCTTCCTGAAAGGAGCTAATGGTCCATGTTCAACTTCTAGTGCCCAAATAGCCATGTGACAAAAAATATTGATCCATGATTCTGACATCTCATTTtggcagctccaggagagcaaCACATGACAAAACCTGCTTGCAGATGACTTCTACTTTCATTCACCTCTATGGCTACAACTTCCAAAAAATAACACCTATGTCTAACAGCCCAAAGGGGAGGACTGTCTGTCACAAGGCTGAAAACACAATTTCTTCTTCACTGGGAGTGAGAGTTTTGAGTCCAACAgctcaaaaatataaatactacTGTCCCTGGAAAAGTTGATGAACTGCTAGTGAAATCTCAGACACAAATCACCACCCTGAAAGACTAGTGTTCAAAGACTGATACAGTCTTTAGGTGCATGGTCTGAAGTGAGCGGTCCTCAAAATCCAGATATTAAGGATTCTGGTGTAAAAATAAGGATATTTTGAAGttgatgaaaaaaaccaccaaagtTTCAgtgttcaaaattatttaataagcATACTATCAAACTGGATTTGTTAATTCATTATTTATCTAactaataatttctttctgcagcccACTCTGTACAGACCTTGCCAATTCCAGAGCCATTTTTCACACTATGCTTTCCAGCACTCCCATGCTCAGAAGTACATTAAAAGACCAATCCAAGCTGATCCTGCATAGAAGCCAGGGTACTTCCAGCATGATTTATTAGCTTACTGCTCCATATCCAACTAACACGCTGAAATCACAACAATGACACATTGCCACTTAAGAAATATTGAATAAGTGATCAAAAGACTGACTTTCTCTTAGCAGTTTAATCCTTTCACTGAtttataaggaaataaaaatgtaatgtagGCACATAGAATCTCCCATGTACCAGTTCAATTACTTCGACCTTCAACTATACATTCATCTCATCATTTAACAGACATTGGTTGAATAGGAGTTCATGGTGAATCAATTCAATTCTTAGACTCCAGCATGTGTTTCCAGGACTAGTAGCTGTCAAAAACAACTGTCTCCACTATTTGTAAGCTAAATTAAGTTTGAGCTGAAAGTTATctagaaggaaattaaagaggACATATTcacaacaaaaccacatttcatcatcatcatggctgggcttcgcgaacgaagattaaggaaggctctatccacatttattacaggcacgctggtggctaatgaggccaatacaagataaacatatccgattgcaaaaaccacatttaaaaacagcagaaaattataAGATTATATGGGGGTTTATTTGCTAACACATACTTTCTCCATCTCCATCCTTATCAAATTCTTCTATCATAGCCCGTAGTTCTTCATCAGACATGTTTTCACCCAATTCTCTAGCAACCCGGCGCAGGTTTCTCAGACTTATTTTACCAGAGTCATCATCGTCAAACAATTTGAATGCCTTGAGTATTTCTTCTTGTGGGTCTCTGTCCAATATCCAGTCTGTCACTGTAAGAAGGATACTTGAGTTAGACTAAAAAATTCTGAAGGGTAAATTCAGAATGATCTACGCAAGCTGAGACAATATGAAGAACATGCATTTCTGATTTCACCTGTTCTTACATTTCTACATATTTTAGTTCAACATGCATATTTGTTTCACTGTTGTCTGACCTCTCTTTCTTATCTCTCTTTTTCCAAGCTGAGTTGCTCTTTAGGGCGTAATTCTTGCAGTGGAACGCCACATGGCAATTTGGACACAGTCATGCTTTCCACAAATTTTTCAACAGGAATTAAAAGTATACACAGGTCTCCTCTGTTTCAGACTTccaaactttcagaaaaaaaaccatcagtTCTGATAGACAAAGacgtgattttttttcattttatatgttTTCATCAGGATAGAATTTTGACTTGAAGAGAATACTGAAATACTAAATAAAGAAGAACATTCATATGGAACCTCTCTTTCAAatacaaaaccacacaaacacaaaaaaagaccccaaaacaaagcaaaaccccccaaaaaaacccctgagcaCAGGGGTTACATAAAGGACACTACTATGAATTGCAAGAGGTGTATTCTGAAAGGATTCTTCAGtctttattattcctttttttacaaCCATTTGTCAGTTTCTGCAACAGAAAAGACAAACTTCccacatgaaatatttttctagtaatTATTTCAGACAAACCAGCAATAACATATCTTCACATCTTTGTACCTGCTAGTCTTGTATTACAGGGCTTGCTATTTATGACTTCATCAAGCCATTAAAAACACATCAACACCACTTGCGCACAAAGAACCACTTACCATCTGCTCCTGACTGCAGATGAAACGTCTGCTCTGGCTTAGCAAacttgagaggaaaaaattttttcagGCTCATATAAGCTCACTGCAGTAATGAAGTttatatatttgcataaatGCTCCAGATTTTtcctaaatttaaatattttcttttaaaacaatggTACTGTATGAAGTACCATatcatttggaaaatgtttttttggcAAAAAGACAACTGAAGAACAATAAATGCTAAGTCTCTAAACACAAAACTGTAGAAGACAAAAGGTAGTTGTATCTTTATATATTTCAGTTAAACATTAAGAGAAACTGATGGCTTAAGAATTGCTTAGCCATATTCAGCAACTCTTCACAATTAACACCTCAATAACCTATTTTCTCTAACTCCTAATCTTTCTGCTGGAAGTGATATCATGTTTAATTCTGTATCAAGGTCATATTGCACCACCACAGCACTCTAACCCAATTCAAATTTTGTGACAGGTTCAATCCCCTTCCAAGTATCCACTGTGCTTTCTACAAGAACCTTCCTAGCTTCTTGCAGCACTTAATGATTGTCCATATTGAGAGCCAGGACAGAATGAGGAAACTATGAACAGGACTGAATatcaggaatttaaaaaaaaaaaaattgcatggtAATTACAGTATCTTGATTTATGCAACATTACAGCATAATTATGTAATTTTAAGAGTAGTATTACTATTAAATCAATAcattcactttctttttaatttttttaattaaatcaggACTGATCACATTTATTTCCACACAGGCTTTACAAgtcagaaaagaacaaaagccaATTTTCTCTAACCTGGAATACAACTACAAAACTATTATCTGTCAATGACAACACATTTTGTCCAATACTAACCTGCTAAACCATTAAAAATCTGCCACATTTCAATCAATAACTAGTTTTGCCACATTAAGTAGATTGTTATTTGTAGCCAAAAGCAAATACTGGAGGTTTGGGTGTTCTGTTTGAGAAAATCTACAGAAATCTAATACCTTGAAGAAATAGATTATAATGAGCATAATGAACTATAATAGACACAATGAACTAGAGATATAAAGCCACATATAGAGAAATTCCACACAGCTTACTTTTTGGCAAACACAAATTGTATGCAAAAGCATAAACTGTATGCAACAAAAAGCCCttaaaaacttcaaagaaacCTAAAGTCTAAAAATTCTGCAGATTGAAGTACATTAAACTGCACAATGCACAATctccagaagaaagaaacaactcatgaaattctgtttttattaacaGTTGAAAATCCTTGAAGTACAATATTTAACACCTGCTTcgatttttctaatattttttatatatggAGTCTGTATTTAGCTTGCAGTTTGTCTGTGTACACACTCCTTCCCACTAAATTCAATGCTAAATACCTTTTCCATAGCAGAAATGAGAATCTGACAAAGATCCCTAAACAACAGAAGAACATCTATGTTTTAAGCTAGCATTCATTCCTCCATGTAAGCTTGAAAAAGATTAGCACTGTGTATAATCTACACTGTTATACTGTGGCTATCATTCATCTCTACATATCAAATTAagcattcagaaaacaaagatttatcttctgtggcaatggatttgccatatgtaggatggaagaagtcctgtcagagatggactagtgaagaaaaagaaaacagctcaaatgttatagaaacagaagtttttaaggtgctttaaacaggttttaaaatggcttttgtttttttgcaaaatCATTGCTCCTTTCtcccgacaccccctgtgaaGGACTATTGCCTCCCACACAGGAGTgccctgggaagatgtcctgaggtgtttctcattggtcctttaaccccttcctattggctgTTGATTCTTTACCTgattggttttttctgtgtgccCCTGAACTTGTAATTGGTCCCCTTTTGACCCTCctaaaagccttataaacccctaccccacaataaacttcctctttcgtccgtccctccctggtggtctgtgtgAGCCCCTTACGGGGTCGCGGGGCCAAGTGGCCACGTGgcgggggcaggggggaagagcattcaccTTCCAGGTAATGGGCTGGCACCCAGAGCCTGAAGGTTCCCCCTCCAACTAATCCGTTGTAATCTTCCTCCACTATTGACCtaatatattaagaaaataatgaaattaactCTCCCATTTCTATTTCTTAATAGTACTAAATAGCTGAAGAAGTACATAAAGTACTGCTTCAAAATTATAGTCACTACTATACACTAAATATCTCTAGAGGTAGACATACAATCAAACACATACCAACTTCATTAAAATCTTCAAAGGTGATCTTGCCTGTTGATTCTCGATCATAGTCTTTAAGTATTTTCAGGACATCAGCTTTTTTTACATCAAAACCCAAGGCTCTCATTGCCACCTTTTGGAATAAAAGGGAAGTGCAACCATAGGTAAGGATTAAATACAGATttaacagattttctttttaatttcagtaattaCATTCTTACCTAAGAGATAAAGAGCATATCAGTGGTTTAGAAGcaataataaacaaaataaataacaggaaAAGAGCTTTGGATATTAAAACCACCTAGAACTACTATTAGGAAATCAAACATTGAGTCACAGTgaaaaacttgtattttcagGGAGTTTACAGACTGGATCAAGTATTTCTTAGGAGAAGTAGATTTATTCTCCTCACTTACAAAACTATTCCAAAATCCTatcttttcaaagacaaaatcgAAAATCAGTCTTCAAATTACTCTTCATTATTCACACAAATTGTGTATAAGTTTATGGAGTTACAAGTACTCTTACAAGTGACTTTACTGCTTTTTCAATGAACAACATAAGCCAACCtactttttacttttccattaGGTTAGAAGTCCACATTTAGTTTCCCATTTTAACTGAGACGGCAATTTCTCAGCACACATTATCTTGACTTTCcccaaacagataaaaatagaCTAAACCATAACTGGAAAACCACAATGCTTTTGGAAGCAGTCCTTCAAAAATCTATGCTATCCACTGATTTTGTAGAGAAGGAGATAGtctttttctttatgtatttttgcttttccacagtATTACCTTCAGGGTGACAATACTTAGCTAGACAGCTAACAAACAACTTTCCAAGTAATCACGACAGTTGGGAATTCAAAATACACAATAACCAGGAAAAGCATATTAATAGTCCTGAAACAGTCCCCAGCACTACCCTGGTCACAGTGGCTTCCAGCAAAGACAAAAACTTGAACTCTGAAATAAAGAGAAGGGAATTGCCATATCTAAAACACTCCTGTAACAGcaaattaagtaaaaataagactttttttcctttttcaaattaTTGAGTAGAGCCAGAATGTGGAGCCAGTAAGTTGGATTAGGCATTCCTTCCAAAAAGAATCTCACCCAATACATGACAGAAACACTGGTGTCTCCAAAGCCACTTTCTGTTCTTGATGCCATATGATTAGAATAAAAATTCATAAAGAATTTAAAGTGACCTTAATGAACTTTATCTACTACTTCTATAGACTTCCAGCCAGAAGGACTCAGACTGCCATCCTAACCTCCATTTACCAACAGCTAACAACAGAAGCATCCTTCACTGGGAAAGGCATCTACTGAGCCTCGCACACACAGAACAAAGAGCACACCTTATTCCTACAGCCAATAGGTTTCCTGCTGAAAAATACAAGTGGGTAAGCTCTGGCTTGTAGTCAACAGTTTTACAAatttgatttgcattttttacCTAAGCATCTGAAACCTGTGGATTCTCACAACACCAAGCTTTAGGTTACACAGCTCTTTTTCAAGAGCTTTTGTGTCCTGGTCATTTGTCCAAGCTAATTCCTGGTGAGCAGTTAGACCAGGGTTATTCAGAATGCTACAGCAATGCCATTAGTGCATATAGTATGGGAAGACAAGCTTGTTTTTACACGAATGCAGTATTTCCaggctctttcttttttttttttttttaactcaattCTTTAACCCAGAAAGACATCTTGAAGGAGGTTTTTAAAGATACAGCCAACATCCTCAAAACTCACTAAGGAACAGGTATATTATTTGtcataaaatggtttgaatgaaaaaaagcttttaccTTTAATTCATGATAATTTATTGCTCTATCTTTGTCTGTATCAAACAACTCAAAGGCATCTTTAATTTCTTGCTTCTGTTCCTCAGTCagttctcttcttttcttcttttttgttttgtctacTGAAAGCTCATTCCTAtatatggagaaagaaatttaGATTTGTATTGGGAAGATGCCACTGTAGATAACATTTTCCACCAATAAGAAACTCACCATAATTGCACAGATCACTACCTTAGCTATTAAATCTTTTCCCAGCTTCTATTCCCAGTTTAAAGCAACACTTAAAACAGATAATTCCTTTGTGAAATATGAATGacacttccaaaataaaatcagcacaGGCATTTTTGTTAATAAGtaacaagaacaacaaaaaaaaaagagggcagAAAAACTACCAGTTAAAAAGGGTTCTTGAGGTTACAAACTAGATTAGGAGTTGAAATGATACAACTCCCCAAAACACTTTGTTTCTACActgtagcttaaaaaaaataaatttgtgacAGACCAGTGGAGGCTGAACTAGGCCAGGCAGTCTGGCTACTAAAGCCGGAATAAGGTGCCACAAATCGGCTTTGTTGCTTGTAACAGTTCTTAGATAAATGGTATTTACAgggttcttttttaaaatcctttagaTCATACATATACACACTGTTCTAAAGactttttgctctgttttggtACAAAAGAGACAAGCCCTCCAAACCAGCAAATCTTGCTCAAAGACAGCCTTGTTTTCTTTGGTAGTCTAGGAAAGAAATTAGATTTCCAGAGGAGCACAGTAAAAGGACATGAGACAATAACCATAAAATGCAAGAGGAGAAACTGCAGCTGGATCTATGGGGAAACATTTTCTCAGTCCATGTGTTTATATGCTGGAACAGTTGCACTACCAGACCAAGGAGTCTCCATTATTAGAAAATTTTGAAACCTTACTGGAAAAGGTGCTCAGCATCCTCATTCAGGGGGAGCTGCTCTGATCAGAAAGCTGAACTAGATGACTTCCCATCAGTCCTTCCTAACCTAAATTATTGCATAATTTATGTTATACTctcaggaaaatgctttttatgctcatttgtttatttgcaCCAAGGGCCAGATGTGTGCTTTGTCACCTAGtgtaaaatacacaaaaattacTGATCAGT from Chiroxiphia lanceolata isolate bChiLan1 chromosome Z, bChiLan1.pri, whole genome shotgun sequence encodes:
- the CETN3 gene encoding centrin-3 isoform X4, whose amino-acid sequence is MSLALRNELSVDKTKKKKRRELTEEQKQEIKDAFELFDTDKDRAINYHELKVAMRALGFDVKKADVLKILKDYDRESTGKITFEDFNEVVTDWILDRDPQEEILKAFKLFDDDDSGKISLRNLRRVARELGENMSDEELRAMIEEFDKDGDGEINQEEFIAIMTGDI